ACTGACTGGTCAGTTTCGGAATGCCTTCGTCAGTTACACCGCCTGTAGTGCCGCACGTCCGGCGTGGCCGTCCGCCCATGGTGGGAGTGCGACAGGAGATCCTGCGTGCGGCGGAGACCATCTTCACACGGCATGACTTCCATGAAGTCCTGATGGAGGACGTGGCGCACGAATGTGGTGTCGGGAAGGGCACGCTGTATCGGTATTTTCCGAGTAAGCACGACCTTTACCTCGCCGTCATGTTCGAGGGCATCGGTGCCCTGCGCGACGATTTGCAGGTCGCTCTCAGAAAACCGGGGGAGCCGGCCGAGAAGATCAAGTATATCGTGCGCTGCATACTCAGCCACTTCTGGGACCGGCGCTTCTTTTTTGCGCTCATCCACCGCAACGAAGACAAGCCGCAAGATCCTGATGGGCGCGAATGGCTTCGCCGCCGCGCCGAGATTGTCGACATCGTGCAACGCACGCTGGAGGAAGCCATTGCTGCCGGGCACATGCGCGCGCTGAGCCCGCGGATTGCGGCGGAGATGCTGCTGGGAATGGTGCGTGGCGTGAACCGCTATCACGGGCGACATGACACGCTGGAAGATATGGTGGGTGCGGTCGTCAAGATCTTCTGGCACGGCGTGGCGGTCGACTCGCCTCGCGTGCGGGAGCACAACGACAGAAAGAGGAGACGGTGAATGCGAGCGCTGATACTGGTAGCCTTCGCGGTGGGCTTTCTTGCAGACGGAGCGATCGCCGACGAGGCGCCGGCGCCGAAGACTCTGACTGAGTGCATTGCGATCGCCGTGCAGCAACACCCCAGCCTGAAGGCGGCCACGGCCTCGGTGGAAGCCGGTCACCAGCGGGTGCGAGAGGCCGCGGCGAACTATCTTCCCCAAGTCAATGCGAACTACGGAGCCCTGCGGCGGCAGACGAACTCTGCCGCTTTCGGCGGTGCCGGCGGTCAAGCGTTTCGGTCTAACTTTTACAGTACCGGCGCAGGCCTCACGCAGATGCTGTTCGATTTCGGCCAGACCCTCAATTCCATCCGCTCGGCGCAAGCGGCGGAGCAGTCGCTGCAGGCGAATCGGACGACACAACGCGAGGTCGTGGGGCTCGACGTCAAGCAAGCCTACTTCAACGTGCTGGCCACGCGCCGCTTGCTGACGGTGGCGAACGAGACCGTACGGCAAAACCAGAAGCACCTCGAGCAGGCGCAAGGCCGTTTCAACGTTGGACTTGCCGCCAAGTTCGACGTCACGCAAGCCCAGGTGCAGCTGGCCAACGCCGAGCTCAATCAGGTGACGGCGCGCAACAACGTTGCCGTGGCGCGCGAGACCTTGCGCAATGCGCTGGGACTGATCGGACCGCTCGACTTCGACATCGTCGATAACTTCGATGTCCACGAGGTCAGCATCACCGAGAACGACGCCCTCGCCGCCGCCTACGACCAGCGCCCGGAAGTTCAAGGCATTCGCGCGCAGGAACTCGCCACCAACGAGCAGATCAGCGCGCTGCAGAAGAACTACCTTCCGTCCGTACAAGCTAAAGCCGACTACAATTACTTGGGCCTCGACTATCCGCTGAGTAACGTGTGGGATTTCGGTGCCACCGTGAACCTCAATCTCTTCAACGGTGGCCTGACGACGGCGCAGGTCGGCGAACAGAAGGCCAACCTGTCCAACCTGAAGTTCAACGAAGAGGTGTTGCGCCAGAACATCGCGCTCGAGGTGCGGCAGGCGGTGCTCAATTTGCAACAAGCAGCCGAAAGCATCCGCGTCTCCGAGAAAGGGCTGCAATTGGCGCGGGAGAACCTCGATCTCGCCGAGGGCCGTTACAGCACCGGAGTCGGGAACATCATCGAGTTGACCGACGCGCAGACCTCCCTCACCACCGCGGAAGCCAATCACGTGCAGGCCCTGTACACCTACAAGACCAGCGTCGCCGCGCTGGA
The Candidatus Binatia bacterium DNA segment above includes these coding regions:
- a CDS encoding TolC family protein, whose translation is MRALILVAFAVGFLADGAIADEAPAPKTLTECIAIAVQQHPSLKAATASVEAGHQRVREAAANYLPQVNANYGALRRQTNSAAFGGAGGQAFRSNFYSTGAGLTQMLFDFGQTLNSIRSAQAAEQSLQANRTTQREVVGLDVKQAYFNVLATRRLLTVANETVRQNQKHLEQAQGRFNVGLAAKFDVTQAQVQLANAELNQVTARNNVAVARETLRNALGLIGPLDFDIVDNFDVHEVSITENDALAAAYDQRPEVQGIRAQELATNEQISALQKNYLPSVQAKADYNYLGLDYPLSNVWDFGATVNLNLFNGGLTTAQVGEQKANLSNLKFNEEVLRQNIALEVRQAVLNLQQAAESIRVSEKGLQLARENLDLAEGRYSTGVGNIIELTDAQTSLTTAEANHVQALYTYKTSVAALEKATAQQLATE
- a CDS encoding TetR/AcrR family transcriptional regulator, with the translated sequence MVGVRQEILRAAETIFTRHDFHEVLMEDVAHECGVGKGTLYRYFPSKHDLYLAVMFEGIGALRDDLQVALRKPGEPAEKIKYIVRCILSHFWDRRFFFALIHRNEDKPQDPDGREWLRRRAEIVDIVQRTLEEAIAAGHMRALSPRIAAEMLLGMVRGVNRYHGRHDTLEDMVGAVVKIFWHGVAVDSPRVREHNDRKRRR